In Bactrocera neohumeralis isolate Rockhampton chromosome 5, APGP_CSIRO_Bneo_wtdbg2-racon-allhic-juicebox.fasta_v2, whole genome shotgun sequence, the genomic window ATTTGGGAGAAAACACATTGTCATACTAAAAGAGGGTGGATAACTCAGAAGCCTGCTACCCACTAGTGGAACTTACACTATCAATACAGATGGATCCAAAATGGCTAATAGAGTGGGTCTTGGAATCTATTGTTCGGAGCCGGATCTCAGGCTATTTTCAAGCTTCCAGAATACTTCACTACCTTCCAGGTGTAAGCCTTTGCTGTTGGAAGAATGGCCGAGATAGCTAACTACGCAGGAAATAACATAAAATGgataaatatacttgtatacgtCCATAGCTAGGCACGAATTTTCACATCGCATTACGTCATAGAATATTTGAAGCAGGGAAGCAGTAGATGAAGCAGTATATACTGACTTCCAGGCCACAAGGGAGTTACACACAAGGTCTCGAAAAGACTGCCAGAAGGCTGTTGGCCTCTTGACAGGTCACAACCTACTAACATCACAAGCGAGCCTGATGGGCTTAAGAGTTGACGATACATGCGGAAAGTGCAGAGAACTTGACATGAGAGGGACGCTGGAATACCTCCTATGCCTGTGTTCGTCACTAGCTAGAACTCGTCCTAAGTATCTAGGATCTTCGGAGTTTAAGAAACCAGACTAAACGTAGAAatcaagtcgctcttaaagttaAACTAAACCTCCACCTGGCATTACTAAGGACCAGCAGGTCTTTGTATGGCGTGAAAGTcggccagtataacctaacctaaaatcTATGGAATAGGtggatgatttaattttattgtaagtTTTCCATGAGACTCTTAAATCTTTGGCTTATAAGTTTCGAAAAATTAActgcatattttgaaattgaaattgtgtATATCATATGTAGGTAAACAGTTCTTTAAAAGAATATAATGGAACGTCGATAAACGTTCCTACAAGAGCCCTCAAATGCTACAAATATCGCGTATTAACTGGATCAACTTACAAGGGAGTTGTAGTTCTGTGAAGTCTAAATTTCCAAACATATTGGGGGACCACATATTTTTCTTGTTGATCCTTAAACGTATCTAATACATACAGAAATTTTGAGCTTActgtattttataaaatctgCATGTTTTGTACTTTTCAGGCCTCTGTGGGTTTGGCGGGCATGGTCTACGTTATAAGCATGATCACTTGGAATATGATTTTTGTCTGCTGCAACACGAGAGATTGAAAAAATTCGACAGTATTTACGATTTTAAGCCAACTGGATCTTATAAAAGTGTTAGCCTTCAAGTACTCCTGCGCACTTAAATAGAAATGTATGAAATTCTTTGTAACTTGCCATAGGTATATTTGACgttagatttatttaaaattgttcctCTCAAAAgtgaatttcttaaaatattgtaattttgtaaaagtattaaaatcaaataacgactaaaaatttaaaaattcataatttaagtatttttttattgtgtaattaaatcaaatttaatattcttCATTTAAGTACGTATCTATGTATATTCTCATAATTATGTAATTTTGTAGTTAATATAtaatgtaaagaaaattaattttgttgtattttttcaataaattttataaaatagcgCATTGACTATATAAAGTTGGAAGTTTaaatactcaaaaaaataattaattatcaaGAGCTAATTATAACTGATTTGAGAAAGTTCCAAAACCATCTTcgcaaaaaattttatgcttttttaagatttttgttcAATTAGCGGAATTTACTACGATgaagcttttataaaaataagaattttatgcacaaagaaaataattgaaactgtattgatctctctaaaaagttttgtaacattttcttaaaaacataaaatataataacaaatttcATCATCATTAAAGTTgtcagcaaatatttatatttttttagctgAAAGTATCCCATGAGAGCCGTTTCGCAGGGTTGCTTAATTATTTACGGAAAATTTTACATGTGGCAACCCACTAATAAATAACccagaaaaatttataaaaatatttttaattattttcattttattacttaaaagaaattgaaaaaaataccaaagctggaaaataattaaattgaagattaaatgcaaaattttacaaatatgcaATTGCTAGACAGAGAAACAAAAATTACCTAAGTGGCAACAAACGCGAAACAAGCAGTACTGCCAATAGTAAAAAGCCGAATTCCATGTGTcacttttcacaatttttgcGAACAGCAGCGGCTTTTTTTCTCAAGCGTAAAGAGAAATTTTCGTATTGAAACGCAGAAAAATTCTATATTAATTAAACTAGTGTGTGCGctattaaaatagaaaaagtttttgtattgcATTTAATTATTAGCGAGCAAATAATTTCTGTAGTCGCTTGAACGCTTATAATACTATGTATGCATCAATACTAAAAGCGTGAGCAtcgaaaacgagaaaaaaattgtcttgTCGGGGTGAACCACTGTAAATGGCTAGAGAGATTCCGAGTTCCAATACGGCGCATTCCATTCGCGTTCACATTGATGATGTACATTGAACATACACCTTTGGAAGATAATCTGCAATTTTTTGTGAAGAATCACATTCCCGCCAGTGACGCCAACTCAATACTGGCGCATGTACGCGGCGTTGACGAAACTACTGCAACACAACTGCAAACGCAGACGCAAGCCAACGTTGCCTACTCCGGTTATACCGGACGCTTAAACGTGCTCAAAATTAGTGAAGCTCCAGGAAGCAAAGTTCTAAACATTGCAGGACAACacgaacaaaatatttatttagctgGAAATAAAGTGTCACCGCCAGGTGTCACCAACCGTAACGCTGTATCACCAAAACTTAACGGCATCGGTAAGACAGCATACGAAGAAGAGGAAGGGGAAGagaatgaaaaatatgaattaattgATATTGTTGATGAACAAGAAGAAACGGTCGATACacaaaaacataataaacaACAAAGTCTGGAATCTGAAGTGAGAGGCGCTGAAACGGAGCACACACCTGCgacaaatgaaattattatacaaatagAAGACGAAGAAGATAACTACGAATACTGTGTACAGCCTGTAGCCAAACAGCGCAAATATAGTGAAACTAAACAaccaaataaagtaaatttttagtgCTGTATATTAAATGtggattttaaatataaattttgtttataattacagGTTTTTGGTCAACGCAGACAGCCACCTTACGAACCATCGCAAGCTCGTAAGCGACCTTTTCGTCCAGTACCGGCAGCAATTCCTATCACAACTTGGCAACACGAGTTAGAATTACCGCCATTAGAACTCATACCACCGCAACCGCGCCGCCAACGAGTTTTGAATGGTAATTTACCACCAATTCAACTACAGCGCAGTGATAGCACCGGAAGTGTTACCAGTAGTTATTATTTGACTGAGGACGACTTCGAATACGCCGGACAAAGTTACGCAAACGGTTATCGTGAGCGATCGCAAGCCGAAGAAGAGGCTGAGGAAATAATAGCAGAGACAGCAGAAGACTACGAGGAACACTACACGCGGCCGGAACTTACACCGGTACAGCACAACAACTCACAGATGGGTATCGATATATTCAACAGACTACGACGTTTGTTGAACTTAAACACCAATTCTACAGACAACACCCAAGAGGAGCAATCACGAAAAAGGTATAAATGACACTAAATACTTGTGGAGTatgcataataaataaattcggaaATGTCTTACttatttctttgattttgaaatttttcttttagatcTGGGAACTATTCAGCTGATGCCAATCCACacccaataaaatataaaaaagtaaataatcgTTTTCCTAAAATTATCACTCACAGATTGGATGATGGTAagtgttaaaattatttctcaTCACGTTCAATACTTGAATCTCCTGTCGTTTGCAGCCGATTTTGAAGTGATTTCTACTTTTCCGCAACACGAGAAGCAAATGTTGTCATGCAAATTGCCGAGCAGTGCTTCCAAAAATACAGTAGATATGACACAACGCAAATCATTACACTCCATTGGTTAGTTAATCATAATCGGCATGCAAACTCGAACGGGAGAgccttgtttataaaaataatattttcaattatctcTTGCAGAAAAACCCAAATACCGCAAGTCTATGTTTACCGCGCCTACAGTTACACACCGTTTGATAAAGAATACTTCATACGCCGATGTGGAGTTTTCCGATGATGATGAACCGCAATTGATAAAAGGTTTTGGCATCGGTATAGCAAGCGGGCCGAACTCAAGCGATATGCGCGCACGTAAAAAAGTACCACATACGTACAATGTGCCGATTCTGTGCGAAAGTGATGGCGCTCGAACAGCGGTGTCAAAACCGCCACCACCACTCATTGAGCCGCGCACGGGTAGCATCCTAGCGACGTCACTGATGCCGGAGATCGATTTGACAAAGCGCAAAACCATGTCTTACTCGGATGTTTTGCGACAGAACCTACAAATGCCCGGTAGTGGTGGGCATGTGCTGGGCAGACGCTCCGCTAGTTCGGTCTCCTCCTCTGGCGCGACATGTAAGTGTTACaacatttgattttttacaTGTATGAAGATTTGTTGAGtgacatttttgttatttactaAAGCTGCATCCAATGGTGGACTGAACATTTTGGGTAACATACGCTCCAATATGTGGTCGACCAATGCGCGTTCCATACTCACGCAAGAAAAAGAAACCGAAGAACACGTCAAGTATCAGCAACTTTTAGAGCAGGTTGTGCCCTGTATATATGGCGCTTCCGAAGCTGCAAATGTGCGTACATTAGCAAAGCCAGCATTCAGTTTCGATGCGCCACAAAGACGACGCAGTACATTGCAAGACACTAGCAACAACCAGAAGCCAATAACTAATCAGCGACAGTCACTGACACTGCAAGATAGCTATGCGCGCGCTTTGAAACGGCCACCACTCTCGTCCACCATTAACCTggaagatgatgatgatgacgaagATGAGGAGAACAATGCGGATGTCACCTTTGTGGGTGTGCAGCAGCGCCGTCCTGTGCGTAATGGTCTGTCAACAGTAATTATCGACGATGACGATGAGATCAGTGAGATAATCGACTTGGATGATGATGAGCAACAAGTGGTGTCGGCATGCACAAAACTAAATGAACAAAATGCGAGTGGCACAAAGGATAAGAAGAAAAGTGCATTGCGGCTGTAAGTAAACTAACTGCATATGTGCGTagcaaaaatcaattaaatatattttttctactgcATAGGCCCTACGTTGAACCGGTAAATACGTTGCAAGAACGTTTCAACACATCACCGCATTTGAAAGCCAATTGGTTGGAGGCACTGCATACAAAATGGACTGAAAAGAAGAAGAGCCGCCTGCAAGAGGTCAACGAAACCGTCAATGTGTAAGTGCTAAGCGCGCATATAGCTTTCCAAATGCTTATACTACTGTTTTTGATTATCTTTCTTAAACTAGTGTGGAGAAGCTAACAGCCGAACGGCGCGCAGCCGAGTTCGAAATGCATGAACGTCTGCGCAAAATACAAATAGTCGATCCTGATTTGCTAGTGATCGATGACTTCCCAGAACCAGAGGTTGAGGAGGAACCTGAATTTATCGAATTAACACCCGAACACCAAGCCCGCATAAAAGCAGCTGTTATAGGTTCATCTGATCAGGTATGTTGGCTTAAACTACTTGGAGCGTAGCAATATCATTGagagtaatattttatttttcgtagCTTCTGGTCTCCAAATTCAACTTGAACATTTGCCGTCGCGATATACACACATTGATGGGCCAAAACTGGCTAAACGACGAGGTTATCAACTTCTACATGAACCTGCTCACCGAACGCGGTGAAACCAAGCATGATTCGCACGGTTTACCCACGGTCTATGCCATGAATACATTCTTTGTGCCGCGCCTACTTTCAGCCGGCCACAGTGGCGTGAAGCGTTGGACGCGTAAAGTGGATATATTCTCCAAAGATGTAATACCAGTGCCGGTGCATGTCGGCGGTGTGCACTGGTGTATGGCCATTATTCACCTGAAGAATCGCACCATTAAATACTACGATTCCATGGGCACACCAAATCCGAGCGTGTTAAAAGCACTCGAACAATATCTGAAGGATGAATCGTTGGATAAGCGAAAGCAACCGTTCGACACGAGCCAATTTGAAATTGAATCGGTGCGTGATGTGCCGCGTCAAATGAACGGCAGCGATTGTGGTGTATTCAGTTGCATGTTTGCCGAGTATATAACACGAAATCGGGAGATAACCTTCTCGCAACAGCATATGCAATATTTCCGTCACAAAATGATATTGGAAATTGTCAGTGGCGAATTGTTGCAGTAACGCGATAATAAAGCCGGAgtgtcaaaaaattatatcagCTGAGAATTTAACCAGAAAAACAACATAataaggtgtgtgtgtgttggtgacACGCGAAGAAAGGCAAAAAGGCATACAAGATATTTTAAAACTTCGCGCGTGCAATTTGCAACGAATGCATATGTCAAGGCGActtgcaagcaacaacaaattcatgCTGGCTGTTGGCACTACCTACAGAtgcagtatatatatatataaaacttagtTGAAGTGAACGCATTGgcgcatatacataaataaattttcatttgagaCAACAGCAAACGCTATAGATCGCGTtcgactacaacaacaaaactactaCTAATTTATTGCTACTACGCATCAATTGCTGTCGGTTTTTGgtgtttcttttctttctttcagtTTAAACCAAGATTTAATAATGCAGTTTACATTAAATTGATAATTTCGCGCAATAATTGCACCTACTTACTCTACTATTAATGCTATTAGTAtcttaattacaaaaaaaaaaaaaacactaaaaaaaaaaaagattttgcaAATACAAAATTCGATATAAATATATGATGTAATAATGTTCTATTTAAGTTTCTGTGGtaacatttgtattttttaatatttgaatatgttATTTATGTATTGCGCGTGCAATTTCTGGTTTGCTATAAACGCAATCGCCGTgtaaatttgctataaaaaacgTGCAAGTCTTTGGTAGCGTGGCAAAATTCAGAAAACGCAAGAAGTGTGCAGAGAAAGCACAAAcgcttttaatttcttaaattatttcattataaagCAGAGAGCAAAAGGCGCTTGGGTTctataaaaacgaaaacaaaataaaaaaggaacaaaaaagCAACGGAATAGTTATAATTTCAAATGGCAAGCAACCTACtacataattattaatttatctgTCTAATATAAGCCGTCTACAGTTATAAGGTAGCATTTCTgaattacttacatacatacgtatagtTTTAAAGAATAATTTGTATGTCACTGatttaaagaataaatactATAGAAAAAAGATAACATTTTGTTGGTTTATTGCAATCGTTTTTGCGTAAAAAATCGATATTAATCGTGTTGCTCTACTTGCAAACTGTTTGCACTGCAACTTGTTCGAGAAATTGGTTTGAAGCTGTGCTTATTGACAGGTTTGATGCAACGTGTTTGACAACAGCATGTTTGAGAGTGCAGTGGGAACTGGATAATGTGCCTATTGTATGCTAGATGGTATGTAATCGTTTTTGTAGTGAGAGAAAATAACCTGcagatatttttggaaaatgctTTTGAGTTGGCAGTCCTAGAATGGATAAAAATTTCAGCCTATTCTGGTTAGTTTGACTTAACTTCAGAAAGACATGACCAATTGATGATAAAATATTGGTAGTTTGCCAAAAGTACCAGACATAAAAAGAATTAGTACAAAATCGATGCCCTTCGTATGAAGTTTGGCAGAAAAGTTAATTATATCTGATGCATTTTGATCTGAAGATTCCTACGATAGAAAGAGAAATGTTGGGTTTTCAAATTATGCTACGGAATTATTAAAATGAGTTTAGGACTCCAATTATTCAGGAGGTATTCCACATACCTAATCCGAACTTTTGGAATCAGGAATATACccgttttttaaaaacaaaatccaaAATTGTCACTGAGACATCTTATCCTTCAGATtgatatttttctatttctaaatttaaatattcgcTCCTAAGAAAGCCAAAACAATCAACTTAGGTTCtcaggaattaaaaaaaaaatagcgtgATCGAGAGAGATAGATGGAGAGAAAACAGCTTCGAAGTTCTATAAACCTTCTGAGTTTCGAATTTCGTTGGGTTGAGTAGGTAAAAAGCAGACAAAAACACCACAAATTCTTTCAGAATAGAGAAGCAATCCTTGTAGAGACGACTAAAGAACGCTATATCACGGAGAGCCACTAATATCAGGGTTTGGATGCACTAAAATAGAACATTATTCTATACAATTTTGAGGAAATGAGTCCTATACACAAATTAAGAGGGAACGTCTCCGAAAAAACTGCTGAGCCGACAATACATCATATTATTCGAAAGTTTCCTGAACATTAGCTTTGTATAAACTTCCAGACATCTGTGATTCAAGCCTTAAATACAATGCTTcagcacaaaaacaataatcgGAAACTGAACACCTCAAATAATAAGAATATGAGAAAGAGAAAAGAGGCTGAATGAACTACGCAGGGAGAGgttttaagaagaaaaaatatataatacatacagtTGACTTCCCTAATTcaaatcaccataatccacaaaaaaaaaactgcgagTTAGAGAGGCTTCGAGTTATGGCAGGAAATTTATATGCAATTTGAATTCTATTACCAATTCAAGAGTTGGAGTTATAGAGAACTTCGAGTTGAAGAAGctcaaatatttagcaaagtaAGACTTACCCAAATAGTTCGAGATCTGcaagaaaaacatttaaaattaaattagtatTGATTTAATAcatgaaatttagcaaataaatgttataaataattaaataataatatatggaaGGCCAATCTGATAAAAAGCAATAAGgctaaaatgaaataaaatagaaatattagaagtaaattaataattttttttttaatatctcctgtcatcaaacaaacagtcgtcgcactagcgacttggctctcacgtcactgttgacagtcataattttgaagttgtagatagtttcgtatatttgggaaccagcataaacaccaccaacaatgtctgcctagaaatccaacgcaggataactcttgccaacaggtgctacttcggactgggtaggcaattgaaaagtaaagtcctctttcgacgaacaaaagctaaactctataagtctctcataattcccgtcctgctatatggtgcagaggcttggacgatgacaacaaccgttgagtcgacgttacgagttctcgagagaaaggttctgcgaaagatttatggtcctttgcgcgttcgccacggcgaatatcgcattcgatggaacgatgagctgtacgagttatatgacgacattgacataatttagtgaattaaaagacagcggctacgctggctaggtcatgtcgtccggatggacgaaaacactccagctctgaaagtattcgacgcagtacccgcggggggaagcagagagagaggaagaccttcactccgtcggaaggaccaagtggagaaggacctggcttcgcttggaatatccaattggcgccacgcagcgaaaagaagaaacgactggcgcgctgttgttaactcggctataatcgcttaagcggtgtctacgccagtaaagaagaagaagaaattaataataacggAAGATAgtgtttttgtgaaatttttatattttaaatgatagCATAAATCTTAGCAGTCTATAGTTGCTAATTGATATCAGATAAGGTTAAACATTTTgtgttgacatacatacatatatgtatgtatatatctttacTTCCTGAGCCGCCGGAAAGAAAAAGCCTAATTGGTTTAAATACCCTTGAAAAATTCCTAAAAGTCAAGAGctgtttattattaatttaaatttgccgCATTCCAGCAGTCTATTCTATGGATAGGATCAGATTAAGAAAGCAAAGTGTGCTTAGCTACCAAATCTTATCTTGTTTATATCGTGGAGCCACTAGAGTTCGAAGGCTTTCTATGTAGATACATAGAGTATATCTATGAAAAAACACGCTTAACAGCTTTGGAACAATTGTTCCCGAGTTATAGCAATTTGAAGTTTTGAaggtttggaaaaaattaataaaagttcattcgttaatggaaataaatttttttggtaaaaagtacCCTGTTGAAACGAAAAAGAGAGCTTGATGAGTTTTAAAGGGACTTACCACTTATGAACATATCGTTCATGAAAGTTTCGTTAAAACCGTAAAAACGgacctttttcaaaaattttttctcatatattgatagtcgaaaaagtcgtttcgttTTATAGCAATAGATGTCGcagcagtcgtatatctccagtgctactaatcacattgtgttatatcatataatgttggaaaggtgagattttaagcttaatttaaccaaaaaaattaaatttggggaagttgaaaaaagttgcagctgttcaaaaatgagtgaatattatgaagaaattcgctatattttgaaatatttatataaaaaagggaagaatgccacgcaagtcaCCATTGaagtttgtgaagtttacggagacaatCAATATCGTATAGcccaacaatggttcgctcgcttacgttgtggaaatttcgaaat contains:
- the LOC126759632 gene encoding uncharacterized protein LOC126759632 isoform X1, with the protein product MMYIEHTPLEDNLQFFVKNHIPASDANSILAHVRGVDETTATQLQTQTQANVAYSGYTGRLNVLKISEAPGSKVLNIAGQHEQNIYLAGNKVSPPGVTNRNAVSPKLNGIGKTAYEEEEGEENEKYELIDIVDEQEETVDTQKHNKQQSLESEVRGAETEHTPATNEIIIQIEDEEDNYEYCVQPVAKQRKYSETKQPNKVFGQRRQPPYEPSQARKRPFRPVPAAIPITTWQHELELPPLELIPPQPRRQRVLNGNLPPIQLQRSDSTGSVTSSYYLTEDDFEYAGQSYANGYRERSQAEEEAEEIIAETAEDYEEHYTRPELTPVQHNNSQMGIDIFNRLRRLLNLNTNSTDNTQEEQSRKRSGNYSADANPHPIKYKKVNNRFPKIITHRLDDADFEVISTFPQHEKQMLSCKLPSSASKNTVDMTQRKSLHSIEKPKYRKSMFTAPTVTHRLIKNTSYADVEFSDDDEPQLIKGFGIGIASGPNSSDMRARKKVPHTYNVPILCESDGARTAVSKPPPPLIEPRTGSILATSLMPEIDLTKRKTMSYSDVLRQNLQMPGSGGHVLGRRSASSVSSSGATSASNGGLNILGNIRSNMWSTNARSILTQEKETEEHVKYQQLLEQVVPCIYGASEAANVRTLAKPAFSFDAPQRRRSTLQDTSNNQKPITNQRQSLTLQDSYARALKRPPLSSTINLEDDDDDEDEENNADVTFVGVQQRRPVRNGLSTVIIDDDDEISEIIDLDDDEQQVVSACTKLNEQNASGTKDKKKSALRLPYVEPVNTLQERFNTSPHLKANWLEALHTKWTEKKKSRLQEVNETVNVVEKLTAERRAAEFEMHERLRKIQIVDPDLLVIDDFPEPEVEEEPEFIELTPEHQARIKAAVIGSSDQLLVSKFNLNICRRDIHTLMGQNWLNDEVINFYMNLLTERGETKHDSHGLPTVYAMNTFFVPRLLSAGHSGVKRWTRKVDIFSKDVIPVPVHVGGVHWCMAIIHLKNRTIKYYDSMGTPNPSVLKALEQYLKDESLDKRKQPFDTSQFEIESVRDVPRQMNGSDCGVFSCMFAEYITRNREITFSQQHMQYFRHKMILEIVSGELLQ
- the LOC126759632 gene encoding uncharacterized protein LOC126759632 isoform X2 — its product is MMYIEHTPLEDNLQFFVKNHIPASDANSILAHVRGVDETTATQLQTQTQANVAYSGYTGRLNVLKISEAPGSKVLNIAGQHEQNIYLAGNKVSPPGVTNRNAVSPKLNGIGKTAYEEEEGEENEKYELIDIVDEQEETVDTQKHNKQQSLESEVRGAETEHTPATNEIIIQIEDEEDNYEYCVQPVAKQRKYSETKQPNKVFGQRRQPPYEPSQARKRPFRPVPAAIPITTWQHELELPPLELIPPQPRRQRVLNGNLPPIQLQRSDSTGSVTSSYYLTEDDFEYAGQSYANGYRERSQAEEEAEEIIAETAEDYEEHYTRPELTPVQHNNSQMGIDIFNRLRRLLNLNTNSTDNTQEEQSRKRSGNYSADANPHPIKYKKVNNRFPKIITHRLDDEKPKYRKSMFTAPTVTHRLIKNTSYADVEFSDDDEPQLIKGFGIGIASGPNSSDMRARKKVPHTYNVPILCESDGARTAVSKPPPPLIEPRTGSILATSLMPEIDLTKRKTMSYSDVLRQNLQMPGSGGHVLGRRSASSVSSSGATSASNGGLNILGNIRSNMWSTNARSILTQEKETEEHVKYQQLLEQVVPCIYGASEAANVRTLAKPAFSFDAPQRRRSTLQDTSNNQKPITNQRQSLTLQDSYARALKRPPLSSTINLEDDDDDEDEENNADVTFVGVQQRRPVRNGLSTVIIDDDDEISEIIDLDDDEQQVVSACTKLNEQNASGTKDKKKSALRLPYVEPVNTLQERFNTSPHLKANWLEALHTKWTEKKKSRLQEVNETVNVVEKLTAERRAAEFEMHERLRKIQIVDPDLLVIDDFPEPEVEEEPEFIELTPEHQARIKAAVIGSSDQLLVSKFNLNICRRDIHTLMGQNWLNDEVINFYMNLLTERGETKHDSHGLPTVYAMNTFFVPRLLSAGHSGVKRWTRKVDIFSKDVIPVPVHVGGVHWCMAIIHLKNRTIKYYDSMGTPNPSVLKALEQYLKDESLDKRKQPFDTSQFEIESVRDVPRQMNGSDCGVFSCMFAEYITRNREITFSQQHMQYFRHKMILEIVSGELLQ